In Lactuca sativa cultivar Salinas chromosome 5, Lsat_Salinas_v11, whole genome shotgun sequence, the DNA window tagtaaatctataaataatatttttttaaaacatttaaaattatgatacgcaaaaatgtgtgtcatcttcatttatgacatggcctttctagACAGGGACTttcttgatatgcattgcgtgtcattaacacgcgtgtcgtaaggtaacgacacgcaaatgcgtgtcgtcttcctttatgacagggccttcattgatacacattgtgtgtcgtaaacgcgcgtcgtaattgcgcgtcgtaaatgagcgtcgtaaatgcgcgtcgtctatagaggaCGCGCAAAagtgcgtcgtctctctttatgacagggccttccttgacgcgcatttgcgcgtcgtttgagccttttacgacgcacaatgagcgtcgtaaaaggctgtttttctagtagtgttaggtTTTGGAAAATAGGGGACGTCTCACTTCTCCACTCTAAGAATCATCTTATTACGAAAAACTTCATATGgcacaaaacataaaaataaccATTACATCAAAACTCTTCTTACTCTTAGCCGACAAAGTTGAAGAATCGACCCAAGTAATGAAATTGTACACCATGTTATTTTTCGGCAATGGAATTCCCCGCCACACAACTATCCAATTTCACAAAGGGACACGAGCCGTGCAATTGGTGAACAAATGGAAAGTAGACTCACGAATATTAGCACAAATATGAAATAGAAGAAAGTCATGAAATCTATAAAACTAGTATAGTAACAATAGTTCAAAgccaaggttgtaaaaaacggTCGACATTAGCTAGTCGGCGATTCGGGGTTAAGAGATTAATCGGTTACCATtaactattaaaaaaattattcaaatattAATGTATCTTaagaaaataaatatatgaaattttgaaaattcaaaaattttggtataatatttaaaattttgaaaatatgaaaattttggtgtaatatttgaaaatttaaaaattgaaaattttgaaaattacaaCCGCCCAGATGACCAAGACCGCAGAAGAAGGCTGCCTAGCACTAATTGTAGACGGGTCAAGACCTCTTAGTGCCTAGGGATCGATTAAATGGCCATCTAGGCCGATTTTTACAACATTGTTCAAAGCTGATTCAAATATTTGAATAAGATGTATTGTCGTGGAATCATCTTCTTGGACATGCAAATGAGAACTGCATTACAAAATATCCAGTTGGATAGGTTTTTGAAATTCATTTGACCACAAGTCTTATGATGAATGAAAGTCCCATTCATCAAGATAGATGACGAAAGCACTATgttataatataatttttttctGGAATTAGTTCAACTAATGGACTGTTAGATTGATTGCAATATGTACCAGTTCAAATACATCAAATGTTTGGGTAAAATTTAATTGTGGAATCATACTTTTGAACATACAAACAAGAAATGTATTACCAAGTATCCATTAGGATTGAATTTTGAATAGCATTAGACCATAAATCTTATGATAAATGTAAATCTTgtttatcaagatagatgatgaaTACATCACTAGGTGATATGAATATTTATTGGAATTAGTTCACGTTAATAGATCGTTCATATTAACCGTAATACATGGTAAGACTAGCTTTGTTGCCTTCAAAAGGTATGAACATGTTTATATGAGTAAGACATAAGTCTAATAACTCTTAGGTGTTTAGAGCTCTCGTAAAAAGAAGTTAGAAATCAACTAGCAAATTGGATGAGATACTCATATCCAATAGGAATAGTGAGCATCTTAGTCCAAAATTTATCGATCATCTAAAGAATTGTGAAAGAGTTTCACAGGCTAGCTCCATCGAAAACATTGCCATAAAGAATGTTAATTGGAAAGAGAAACAAATTATTGTTGATTTGGTACTGGATAAACCATAGTATGCTTACCAACAGTTCATGGATCGTTCCATGAATGGTGTTACAAGAGTCCTTGGTCTTACACCAACTAAGAATGTTTTTTAGACACTCTCTAAGATGTGGAATATGATTGATCTCTTAATAGCACGTATAAAAGTCCATAATTATGAGGTGTATGCTCGTCATGAAGCGCTCGACAATCTAGAACCCGAAATAGAGTTGTGTTATCTCGATGGATATCCCAACAAATGTTTTGGATAATTGTTTAACAAACCCTCTGAGAACAAAATATTTGTTGATCAAATGGTAGtcttccaatatatatatatatatatatatatatatatatatatatatatatatatatatatatatatatatatatagaaagagagagagagagagagagagagagaaagaaagaaagaatgagagagatagagaaagagagatgattatgatttgtcttatcatacatacttataaagctagcattttttcttgaatctcatgcatttgaaacccccttttttaactttctcaaaccacattcatttgaaaccccattttttaactaatgcaactcaaaagttttcttaattatgatttaacactcaaaaattttataacttatattatgtttaattagcatttagtgaaaagtttactataaaaaggtcaatcttttgtgtcttttgtgttgtataaaatcttacatgtaagaagaatttgaagatattgtgattcaaaagttttcatatagttgaagcattcacgatccaaatatgacGATTTGAAGAAATTggttatgtcgcatcgatggtaattgtaatatgattttttctttcaaccaaaacaaatgaagcttttccattctttctttatattcagtttctcatttaacctttatatgtgattgtgtgtattactcaatcttgaatgtgactctccaaacatcaatgttttgcttggaatatctttctgattcttctttttcaagaaaaatattttgattgcaggttaatgaagaattgtcatcaagtttctatggttgaatggtgttaaatgaagaaagaagattcataaaatgaatataggtttttttgtttgagcaaagttgacgaatgttagttttttcttttgatttaatgtatttttatgtaacatctttatttatatgTTCAACCACCtaatgctcttatttatttgattgtagtttttctattttgattatgtttattttctattatttttttgttggtgtatcctacacaacatatttaaaatataacataattttgaacatttgatatgtaattatgatagacttatcataatatgttcttcatatgaaagtaatttatttATATTACTACGACAATAATTACATATGATatttacgaatatatatatatatatatatatatatatatatatatatatatatataacgataaAGGTCTTTTTTCTGGCTCGTCTTAGGCATTTGGGGATATTTAAATGTTCAAGACTGGCCAGATCCTAAGATTTTACTATAGATTATGCTTCAGATAAATCTTAATGAGACTGAAATCATTTTTGTTTGTATGATCAAGATATGATTACCAAGATCTGGATGTTAGGGCGTGTTTGGGATTGGTTCTCAAACTCCTTATTGAATTTTTGGAAAAGCCAAGAATTCctggttaaaaaaaaaaactcatttttttgttCACTGAAAAGTTAATGTTTACTAAACACTTTTTTATGAGTTGTGGTTACTTGGTAACACATGTGAAAGATATGATTGATAATCTATGTTCAAATCTTGACATTGCTTAGCCTATGTGGTCATAGAGGTTCGCATGTAGTGACTCTAGGGCATGAAACATAACCTCATGTTTGCAACAAAATATTAGTTGATTAGGTGTGAGATCCATGTATTAcatgaatttatttaaaaaataataaatatgaaattttaacaatttaaaaattttgaatttgtaagaaaaatgagaaattttttgaattattaaaattaatgagactttaatatattgaatacattatatatatacacCATTTTTAATAAATACCTTCCAtgtatattaccttacatattaaatatgaaattttaatttaataaaatgaaaaaatacaataaaataataagtggaaaatagaaaatttaaaaattctataaaatgTCATGTATCAAAATGaatgagaagatgacatgtggcaaaaaaaaattcatttattagagtagatgtgCAAAAGCTGACCCAAAATCCTTAAAGAAGTTTcatttcaaaaaagaaaaaatcatGAATGTTTACCAAACCCCTTGATAACTATTAGCTGTGTCGATTTTTTTAATAGTTtgttaaatttaataaaaatagatTTGACAGAAACAATAAGTGATAACATATGTCGATTACTATAATCATATATAATGTTAACTTATGAAATCAAATActattgtatcttttactcaAGAAGTGTAACGGTAAAGCTCACGCGATATATGATAATAGGAACTCACGCAAAAGTAGATCCAAAATCCCAGAAATATCAATCCAACTACACTCCCTCACAACTCACAAGCTTTTTGCATTTCTTCCGGTAGTCTACCGTCGTCTTCTTCGTGGAAACCCTAACGACCTCAATCCGACCGGCAGTATCATCTCAGTCGACTCCCCAGATCTACAAATGGTGCGTTTCTGTTTTCTCTTTCCCTCTTAAACCCTGTTTTAATGCTGGAAAAGGACGAACTAAACTAGGTATTGTCGCGATTTTTATTGTTATTGACAAAATTTCTACTGTTGCATCCAGATCTATCTATTACTATTGTAGATATGGGGTTTCCTTTTTCCTTATCGAGATCAGTCAGATCTGTTTATTCGAATTCCTAGATGTATGCTCAAATCCGGTAACCCGTGCATTACTTCATTGCATATCGCTTTAGGTGTGGAATTTGTTGATTTAATCTATGCTGTGAGCATATTAGATTTAGGCCATACTTAAATCAGTATGTTCTGTAATACATTCTAATCTTCAAAACATGTAAAGCCACTTTAAAATCTGTGCAGCTTCATTGAACTAAACAGACTAATGGATAGTTATGTTGGATTGACAAGAGAGATTTGATCGTGATGTGATTTTGTATATGGACACTCTGAATAATTGTAAAAATTATAAACCGATTTTAAATTCTAAAGAAGAACCTCCATAGTAGCTTTGATATGAATCAAAAGCAAAATACTGAAACTataaatttctatcttgtagGTTTGGTGATAAACGTGGCTGAGTTGATTGAAGTCTCTGAATCCCAATCACATTCTTAGCACAATGGCTTTGTCATCCCTCTCAAAAGGGACTTATTCATTCCTCCTCTTCACCTATTTACTTTTTCTCTCACATCTCTCCAATGGTTTCTACTTGCCTGGAAGCTACATGCGTACATACTCAACAGGTGAAGAAATATTTGCCAAAGTCAATTCATTAACATCCATTGAAACAGAGCTTCCCTTTAGTTACTACAGTCTTCCATACTGTACACCCCCTGGAGGAATCAAGAAAAGTGCTGAAAATTTAGGAGAACTCCTCATGGGAGACCAAATCGACAACTCCCCTTATCGTTTTCGTATGAACATCAATGAATCTGTCTTCTTATGCACCACACATCCATTAAACGAACACGAAGTAAAGCTTCTAAAACAAAGAACACACGATCTATATCAAGTCAACATGATTCTTGATAACTTGCCTGCAATGAGGTTTGCGAATCAAAACGGGGTTAAAATCCAATGGACAGGGTTCCCAGTTGGGTTCACAAATCCCAACAAGAAAGACGATGATTACATCATCAACCATGTGAAATTCAGAGTGTTTGTCCACGAATATGAAGGCACAGGGGTGCAGATAATTGGAACAGGGGAAGAAGGTATGGGTGTGATATCAACCAATGATGATAAAAAGAAAGCTTCTGGATATGAAATTGTGGGGTTTGAAGTTTTCCCTTGTAGTGTCAAATACGACCCTGAAAAAATGGCGAAACTTCATCAATACGATGAAGTCCCATCTTTAAACTGTCCTTTAGAGCTTGAAAAATCTCAAATCATCAGAGAACAAGAAAAAGTTTCCTTCAGTTATGAAGTTGAGTTTGTGAAAAGTGATATAAAATGGCCTTCgcgttgggatgcgtatttgaaAATGGAAGGAGCACGTGTCCACTGGTTTTCAATTCTAAATTCTCTAATGGTGATCTTCTTTTTAGCTGGAATTGTTTTTGTTATCTTTTTAAGAACTGTAAGACGCGATCTCACAAGATACGAAGAACTCGACAAAGAATCACAAGCACAAATGAACGAAGAATTATCCGGATGGAAACTCGTTGTAGGCGATGTGTTTCGCGAGCCGAATCACTCAAAACTGTTATCCGTAATGGTCGGAAACGGAATCCAAATCACCGGAATGGGAATCGTGACGATCGTATTCGCCGCGTTCGGATTCATGTCACCGGCTTCACGCGGCATGCTTTTGACCGGAATGATCATTCTGTATCTCCTCCTCGGAACCGGAGCCGGGTATTCCGGAGTTTACCTTTGGCGAACGATAAAAGGGAGTTCCGACGGGTGGCGTTCCGTTTCCTGGTCTATCGCGTTTTTCTTCCCCGGAATCGTGTTTTCCATTCTTACGGTTATAAACTTCATTCTTTGGGGGAGTAACTCCACGGGTGCGATTCCGATCTCGTTGTACTTCATTCTCCTGTCGCTTCTTTTCTGCGTGTCGGTTCCGTTGACTCTTTTGGGCGGGTATTTAGGGACACGGGCCGACCCGGTTAAGTTCCCGGTCCGAACCAACCAAAT includes these proteins:
- the LOC111912472 gene encoding transmembrane 9 superfamily member 12 gives rise to the protein MALSSLSKGTYSFLLFTYLLFLSHLSNGFYLPGSYMRTYSTGEEIFAKVNSLTSIETELPFSYYSLPYCTPPGGIKKSAENLGELLMGDQIDNSPYRFRMNINESVFLCTTHPLNEHEVKLLKQRTHDLYQVNMILDNLPAMRFANQNGVKIQWTGFPVGFTNPNKKDDDYIINHVKFRVFVHEYEGTGVQIIGTGEEGMGVISTNDDKKKASGYEIVGFEVFPCSVKYDPEKMAKLHQYDEVPSLNCPLELEKSQIIREQEKVSFSYEVEFVKSDIKWPSRWDAYLKMEGARVHWFSILNSLMVIFFLAGIVFVIFLRTVRRDLTRYEELDKESQAQMNEELSGWKLVVGDVFREPNHSKLLSVMVGNGIQITGMGIVTIVFAAFGFMSPASRGMLLTGMIILYLLLGTGAGYSGVYLWRTIKGSSDGWRSVSWSIAFFFPGIVFSILTVINFILWGSNSTGAIPISLYFILLSLLFCVSVPLTLLGGYLGTRADPVKFPVRTNQIAREIPSQKYPSWLLVVGAGTLPFGTLFIELFFILSSIWLGRFYYVFGFLLVVLVLLVVVCAEVSVVLTYMHLCVEDWQWWWKAFYASGSVGVYVFLYSVKYLVFDLQSLSGPVSAVVYVGYSLIMAIGLMLATGTIGFITSFYFVHYLFSSVKID